The following is a genomic window from Elaeis guineensis isolate ETL-2024a chromosome 10, EG11, whole genome shotgun sequence.
AGGCCCGAAGTCGTGCTCATGATCTGCTCTAATTAAGACTTtctgatatcttatatgactttgtagataatatatataattttctaataCCGTATATGACTTTCTGTTAGTTATAACAATCAACAGGCTGTTTGTTATAACAATCAATAGGATATCATATAcagatataaaaaatcatatatattatttaaaatatcatatatatttataaaaaattatataaaatatcaggaagctatatatattgttcaaaatattatataaagatataaaaaattatatatattatttaaaatattatatatatttatagaaaattataaaaaatatcaaaaaataataatactgcTCTTTCTAATCTATGGAGAGAAAGAATGTTTTCAtcaaaaagaaatttaaaaaaaaattatatgatattaaatatctattttattattaattatattatatgatccAATATGATTGGATAGTCTATACATTATTTTTGCTGCACCACGTGTGGTGCTTAAAGAATTTCTATCAAAAGCATACGGGGCTCAAGCCGAAGAATAAGGAACACTTGCCTGCCCCGCCCGGTTCTGGCACTCACCGGAAGCAAAGGGGATGCCGGGTCACTTAATACCCCTTGCTACATGTTGATGTATGTTATTGGAGACTAGTGAAATATTGGAACATGAAgagatatatgaaaataaataggtatttatgaaaagtttcatctttatgcAAATGCCTTTTTCGGTTGTTTCCTTCCATGTTCAGTTTCCGTGCAGTTTCTAAGACCACTTTAATCTTGCCCAGCTTGGTATGATGAACCAAGTTTAGCTGCTCTTCTTATTATTCTTTCCATCAAATATAAATCATTTGTCCTTCAAAATCATCCACCTACCATGACAATTAATGTATATGCTGGGTCCAATATAAGCAAAAGAATACGCTCATGCCCTGTTTGGATACAATAGGATTTATGTCAATTGTATAGGATTTAACACTCTCCAATAAAATTCTAGTAGAGACTAGAATTGAATGCTTGGATAAATATACTAATACTATAGGATAAAAACAAAGTTGTCAACAAGACATTATTTTTAACCTACAGTTATTGGGCACCTCTTGTGATATGGTGGACATCAAGACTTCCTGTTGCTGCCTACAACGCTCGATCATCTTCTCCGGTCACTTCGCCTAACTTCTGTTTGGCTCCTCCTGCCTCCATTAGCAAATAaagtctctctctctgtgtgcgcGCCGAAACCATAGAATTATCCATGCGTCCCATCCATAATTTTGCAAATTTCTTCCCAAACCAGGATCCTTTTCTGATTGGTTCAGAATCGCTATCAACTTTTCTCtctctcatcaaaaaaaaaaaaaaaaatctctctccaAGCTTGCATTTTGGGAATACGGCATGATAGAGTGAAGCCAGCGAGAAGGTGGTCCAAACAACTggagcttgatgaatgaagacaCAGCATGCCAACGCAGATATGAAGCTCACCAACTTAGCTGGATCCCTAATCCAACAACGTCCCTCCGAAAAACTGAACTTTGATGCCCACATCATGCCACCGACCACCTTGCGGGTCATAGGAATCCAAAATTAAATCAAAGTCATTTGTCAAATGCTGCTCATTCACTTATATTTACAGTGTATGGAACCTAAAGCCAACAAGAGCTTACTGAGCTTCATGAAATGAGCAAGCAAAAGCCAAAGTTGCCCTTGTCCTCATGCTGTACATAACCAACCGCCTTGTTGAAGTAGTTCCATGTCCCTATGCTTTGGTTACTCATTAGAATCTTGCCGACTTTTGATAGATAATGTAACAGTATATTTGTTAGATTTCGTTAATTTGCTGTGAGCCCATCCACCGCAGATGCACAGCAAAAGATCTCAATGCAAAACAAGAGGCCAGGAAGACATCCTCCATTATGCAAAAGATTACCCAAGAGAACAAATAACAAGTACCAAATACAAATAAACTAGTTTCCACGGAGTAGCTCCACTACTAGTTATTACAAAGGTCACATACACAGGAAATACCGCAAAAGAGACATCGAGGCCTTCAAGCTCCATGCAGATGACTCCTAGCCATGTAATACAAAAGCCATGGAAGTTAGGTAGATCAATCACATGGTTGATAGCAGAAGGCAGCATAGAAAATGAGTTCTCTGATGCTCACAGGTGGCAAGGGGGCTGATTAGATGACAGCTGATAAAGTACAAAAcccacaaaataagagggaaaaCAAAAACGGTTTATCTGCTCAAGTTTGACCTCTGATCTCGCTTTGAGGCTAACCTTTACTCCTCTGGTCTCCCTCATGGTCATGTTCACATTCTAAAGGGAACTTTATtacaacctctctctctctcttttctctctctctttttttttttttttttttatatattaaagatTTTGACCTTNNNNNNNNNNNNNNNNNNNNNNNNNNNNNNNNNNNNNNNNNNNNNNNNNNNNNNNNNNNNNNNNNNNNNNNNNNNNNNNNNNNNNNNNNNNNNNNNNNNNCTCTTAACACCTACATGTTTTTTGATTGTTTTCGTCCCTTTCTCTTTCATTTCTTTTCTACGTTTAGGCTTTCTGTACTTACCTTCGTCTCCTTAATAAAAATGGTCTTCTTTTTCCAAGAATATAAaagccaaaaaatatttttagttgttaACATATAAATGCTAGTGAAGACAAAGTTTGCCATATTGATCGATACTATACCATATCGGACATACtgtactgttgcggccaatcgcctcgtcgcccgatcgtcgggaagcgtgcacctgcaaaaatgagaagtccactgacaggaggcggctccggcgggaccctccgacggtcaagtcagagaggtgactgggcaacagtgaaatgaagacagagagctcgatcgagagagaggagcgagcctgcgttttgggagagacggagcggatccatcccttgcactgttgccttccccggtttatatagtggcatggtatggcgccgtcactaatggcgcggacaagtgaggaactgtcaactcactgtgggcggtcagagtcgccgtgagaaCGTCACATCGCCGTGCGGCTGTCAAATCTCcaaggttgacaatgccctcgacgggacaatgcccctaggaagccgtgccgcatgtcactgtcagagctgacaaggtctggcggctgtacggcgatcggaggagtcggccgaccctaggtcgatggccagcagagtggcgtcgggcccctcgtTGGTCGGCGAGCTCtccgtgagtcggccatcggacctctgggttcggtcggtcgggaaaaggtgcgcccgacgtatcctcagtcggtcgtgagtcggtaattagccggtgatggcatccgtcagtcggtcgccccgaccgacagTCGGTCTGTCGGtcagtcggagtcggtcgggccgccagtcggtcggtcgggccgttagtcggtcgggccctctgacagtcggtcggtcggtcggtgggtatcccccaacatgtaccatatcagtattaaaataatatgtaattttaTACCATGCTGATACTCAATATGTCTCATTGTCTCGTATTGTATCGCGTACCGACACTGTAATAGGATGACACATGCATAAGTCTTGTACCAAGATGGCGAATCTTGTGTAAAGATACAAGTCTAAGCGGTGATATTGTCCAAGTTGCTAGTGGATGAGGAGATGGTCCAAGGGAGGAGAACAATCATCATGAGGTCCAGGCCCCTaatgtaaattaaattttctaaacatTTGTTCCAGGTGAAGAAAAGAATGCTCACTTGAGGAAATTGGAGAAGGCCTCTGAAAACCTTCAACTCTTCAAGGCGGACTTGCTTGACTATGACACTCTAAAAAGCAGCCTTTGCAGGATGTGAAGGAGTCTTCCATGTGGCCAGTCCTGTCCCTGCAACCAAAGTTCTTGATCCAGAGGCAAGTCTTTTACATGCTTAGATATATAAGAgatcaaaattttcttataaaGATACTTCTAATATGCTTACGCATCTGTATAAATCATAGGACATTGATATGATTATTTGATACTGCAATGCTCACGGTTTGAAATTGTCAGGGCTGATATTCATGTATAATATTAGGAAATACTGAGTCATTTGTTTCATATAGGAATACAATGGAGGGAAGGACATATAGAGTTTTTGATGGCTAAGAATTGTATACACCATTTTTCCTTGGGAAACTTGACACCCAATCTATTCGTTGATCGAAGTTGAGCATGCTGTCCcttaaatattatcatttaatttttagttctGCACACACTTATTTTTAGTTCTTCTGCACAATTACGTTCTCCTTGCACGCAGTTATATTGTCCCTGCACATATTTATATTCGTGCATACAAAGTTATTTGTAATTGTGTACGTATTGAGGAATGAGTGTGCATAGCCGCTACAGACCAGAAATTAAGGAAACTTCGAAACTTGGGGCAGGTGTTATAAAGTCCCAGTTCAGGGACTAAAAGTTAGATTCTGGTCTATGGAAGGACCAGCTGTTAAATACACCTTTTTTAAAAGGGTAACTCTTAGGTTcccaaattattatattatttccttgcatcttttctctgagagagagggagagagaaagattgGGCCAAGAGCCCAGTGAACTTCATTAAGACAATGAAATTACAAAGTAAAAGGGATTAAGAGATTAAATTAGGttacatgcaacttaaaattgaaAGATATGGGCTATGTATTTGTAAGAGTATGTAATCTGAATTAGtatattttattctttaaatcttTTTTATCTCCATATATCACCTTACAGTTAGAGGTGATCACTCCTGCTGTTAATGGTACTCTAAATGTACTTCAAGCGTGTTCGGAGAAGAAAATCAAACGGGTTATTGTGGTGTCATCAATTGCTGCTGTTCTATTGAATCCACATTGGCCACATGATAAGCTACAAGATGAGGAGTGTTGGTCGTCTGAAGAACTTTGCAGGATGATTGAGGTGACTCTCGTGATCTTTAGAGTTTTTGTTTCTGTATCTTGTTGTGAAATGAAACAAAGTATTTTTTACATTTTTCTTTAATAGAATCAGGCACACAATTGAATATTTTGATTTAACTTTCATGGAAAATCAGTAACAAACAATTCTTACTAGATCACAAATTAGCATGATGATCACCAATATGCTTCGCAAATTGTGTTATGCTAAGAAGCTAGATCTAGGGTTGATAAATAATAGGAATACAAAGAGGCAACCATTTACATAGCCTACATCCATGAGCAGAGACGATCAGAAAAAgctcattattagtgatggaagagTACGGAGAAAAAAAATCCCTGACGCAATGCTCTAAATTTTGCCAACACTTGAAAGCCCTAAAACAAGAGACAGCCCACACATATGCTACACCTAATGTCTCTAGCCTGCACAATATGCTTCAGCCCTTAGGCTGAGGGTCCGGTTGGAGAGACTCTTTTAGCCGTGCATCCTCTAAAAGAAGAAAGACCATAACAAGTTTCATGGCCCAAATTCGTTAATCACTTTTCTTGAACCACCCAGctagtctttcttaaaatctcTGTCTTGATCAATGTGGTCAATCAGCATCACGATTCTTGTAGTAAAGTAGAAAAAGTCTCCAATATAATTTTCTAGCTCATGTATAAGAACTATTGCAAGAAGATGTGAACCTAGTGCTTGACAAACTCCCTTTTGGTCTGCCAAGTGGTCACATGATTTTTAGTAACTATGGCTGGATAAATGTCTTTCGGACGTTTAAGATAATAAAACTAAGCAACAGTACCTTCTCCATTCATCAATGTCAATGTTAATTTTTTGTCTTTGGTAAATGTTAGATTTTATcgtcatcatcattattattatgCCCTTATTTCTATCAACAGACATATTTACCAGCAGTGTCGCTCTATTAATATAGTTTTCAAAATTCCCATTTGGTTAACTTAGGTCATCCTCTAATTAATCTGTTGTTGTTCCTTTATGATTATGGCTGTAGCTTTTGTGTTGTAGGTTCTTTGGTTTGTGCAGAAATCATGTTCGAGTGAAGAGCTTTTGTACATACTGTTGCTCCAAGGATCAAACtgaacatttttttttaaaatttggccAATATATGCCCTGTAAACTCCTTTTGCTTCTttcaaatattataatatgaaaCAAGGTGGTAAATCCACCTCTTTTAAGAGGGGGTGGTCATGCATAGCTTTGAGTACATTGCCAAACTACAGAACCATCACTGAATACACTTCCTAACCTTCTAAGGCATCCATTTCACCTTCCCCTTCCTAAATCTATATTATTCATGTATGTTTAACATGTCTAAAAAGATATGACCCACAAATGATGTTGTGGACAACTAGGGTGCTGCTTTATTTGCCGAATTGCTTCTCATCATAAAATTTTGTGATTTTATCCTTGAGTTAATTATTGTAGGTGGAAGATTCTATCACCAATGCGAGAACAATGCTCGCATAGGCTGGTGTGCTGGAGCCAGAATAACAATCTAACTAAGTTTAATCCTTAATTTGCTTTTGTAGAACTGGTATTTCCTTTCGAAGACAATGGCCGAACGTGCAGCTTGGGAGTATGCCGAGAAAAATGGGCTTGATCTTGTAACTGTTTGCCCGTCGGTGGTTTTAGGGCCATTGCTGCAACCTACAGCGAGCACTAGCGGCTTGTTTCTAATCTATGTTATAAAAGGTCCTCCTTCACacacagttctttctttctttagtGGCATCTATAAACCATTTTAAATATAAATGCAATCTGGCTGGATTGTAGCGTTAAATTTTGAGGATAACTCAATTAATGATATCTTAAGAGAGTCTGACACCATGTAGGAGGCTGAATAATTTCCTTTCATGGTATGTGATTATTGCAAACCTCCTATGTTTCGACCCCTGCCTGAGAAAATGATGCTTGGGTTTGAGTTTTCCAGCTTCAGCGTTTTTTCTGTGTTTTTATAACAGGAGGCCCAGAACCCATGAAGAACTCCCTCTGGAACATTGTCGATGTTCGAGATGTTGCTGATGCATTGCTTCTAGCATATGAGAAGCCAGAAGCATCTGGAAGATACCTTTGTGCACCTTATCCAATTAATACTCGAGATTTGGCAGACTTGCTGAAGGGCATGTATCCTAACTATGAATACCAAAAGAAGTTCGTTCTATTCCCAACTTTTTATTTGAGGAGTACCATGAATATTTCTATGtcaatttttaactttattttctTTCGAATTGCAGTATCATTGAGGTACCACCAAATCCTCCACTGACCTCAGAGAAACTAAAGAAGTTGGGTTGGAAATGCAGGCCTCTGGAAGAAACTCTCAGCGATGCTGTTGAATGCTATAGAGAGGCAGGTCTTTTGGATGAACCAGAGGGCCGTACTTCTcattttcctcctctcttcaaTTTTACAGGCAAGACTGGACCTCAAGTATCTGCCGAATAAGGCTTATGGATAAACTTGGCAACTTTTTAAGATGTAACCTATCAATAAAGTGGTACTCCCTTTCTTTCTTATATGTGGAGACAAGTGAAACAGGTGTTCATCATCTCACCTGGTCTCGTGGTTGCAGATGCTCTTGTTCTTAGTTGTAAAAGAAACAAGTCTTTTACTTCTAGCTTGCTCTTGGACTGTAGTTGGAGATCCTATTATCTCCACATGTAATGAATAGGGTGCAATTGAGAACTTGATTTGAAATTGGCTGATTGGTAACGGATGGCATTTCTTTGCCTTGTTTGGGTGAAATCTGCCAATGAAATTCTTGGGCAAATAGAACCAAATTAAAAGTTCGTTGCTAGGTTTAGAGTGCAAATGGGCAATACTTCCCTGCTTCTGCTTTGTTATTTTCCCTTCAACTGCCACTGCTAACTCCTTCGGCGATGATGGTGGGGgagttcaagatatatctatGAGATCAAAAGAATCAAATGAGACTAAGAGAATCAAATGTTGGTGGAATTGGAAAGAGCTAGGGAATGTAGAAGACTTGCCTCAGCTTATGTAAGTGCTTGTTTTGTGGTAGGTAGTCTAGTGTCGATTTACTTCCATGTGGACAatttatgtgcatatatataaaaCCATGAAGTTATTTATTGAAGATGCAGCGGCACACAGACCAATTTCTATGCGTATTAGGGATTGTTTATTTGCTTGTAATTCAATTGCAGCAATTAGAATTGCACTTATAGTAAGGGGCTTGTTTTTTTGTCTGTAATTGAAAGCTGCTAGTATAATTACAACTATTTGATTATTTAATGTAAAAAGAGATGATCATCCTGTAATTGAAGTGGTAATTTTACGTCCCGGAAAAATAGCAATTTGTTTGTATTTATCTATTTTAGTAGAATTTTTATCACGTTACTTTTATagttataatgaaaaataatattgCTATTAAATTACCATTGAATTAGTACACAAGTAATTACTATAGTAATCATACAACGTAAAATAACTTGATATTATCACAAAAagatattatacatatataaatacatatatggtCACGTGTGATCTTTCAAGAAAGATATCGGCCAAAATCAAACTCAAATGTTGTTCACAAGTTCAGGCAGCAAGGGTTTAGCACTTTCACTGCAACTTGTTGACAAATATGTGGCCCTGGAAAGGTGTCAGAGGGACTATAAAAATTTCATACCAGCTATAAGATGGGTCCCTAGAGGTTCTGAGCGCGATGTCTTTGTATTTTCCTGTTAAAAAGAGCTTCCAGCATCAAGGTAGCTAACCatttggaaaaaaagaaaaaaaaaaacaattctcCTCTATCACAGCTCCCTTCATTAAAGGTGGCAGTCTCTTTC
Proteins encoded in this region:
- the LOC140852239 gene encoding cinnamoyl-CoA reductase 1-like; the protein is MIENWYFLSKTMAERAAWEYAEKNGLDLVTVCPSVVLGPLLQPTASTSGLFLIYVIKGGPEPMKNSLWNIVDVRDVADALLLAYEKPEASGRYLCAPYPINTRDLADLLKGMYPNYEYQKNIIEVPPNPPLTSEKLKKLGWKCRPLEETLSDAVECYREAGLLDEPEGRTSHFPPLFNFTGKTGPQVSAE